In the genome of Malania oleifera isolate guangnan ecotype guangnan chromosome 5, ASM2987363v1, whole genome shotgun sequence, the window AAAAGGCTTTCATTTAGCTGGCTGTTCTTAATAGACTTAACACGGACGATCTATTTCAAAGTACGAGGCATTTGAAGGCATTATCTGTTTGTTTCTTGTGTTTCAATAGCTCAGAATCTGCATCGCATTTATTTCTGCATTGCCCTTTCCCTTTGGAGATTTGGAATAAGTTACTTTAAGTTCTCAGGGAGAATTGGGTTTGCCCGGTCTTGGTGGACTCGTTGCATATTTtcttttataggttttgggaagaGTGGCAACAGTTCAATTTTGTGGTATTGTGGAATTTGCAGTCTTGTGCAGAGTTTGGATGGAAAGGAATGCTTATACATTTTTTTCTCGAAAGATACTTGTTCTTTGCATTGGGAATTACTGGGCTTCTCTCTGGTCTTTTGCAGCAAGTGAATCTTCTACAAGATGGGAAGacagttttattttgattgtagtctcttcttttttcctttaggACAATGTTTTTTggcttctttttttctttagaaCAAAGTTCTATTCTCATTCTTTCTTCTTTAATGAAATCACCTCCCTCCTTTCTTTCCTAAAGAGCATGCAAGTAAAATGggcaaaatttggaaacaaataaataaataaatcttccATCTGTTAGGgaaaaaattatcattttagtttgggtttaaaataaaaatattaaaataataaaaagcacacatacacacatgcacACGTTCGCAGTATTTACAAATGCACCCAAAATACATCTGTATTCCTTGTAATCTTCAAAATGCAGTTGTCGCACAAAAATACAACAAATGAATTTACCTTTCAATCCTCGAGAGCACTGAGTTATAGAATCCACAAGGAAGAAGAGGTCCACTCGTCTGTGTAACCTTGATTCAGTTTCCAAATTACGGGCAAGAATTTCCAACACCTAAGTAGAGAATTTCATATAAATCAACAAAAAAGATTTAATCAGCATATAAGAACTCCTGATGCAATttcattgtcattacaagatAAAAGAAACAAATGCATGAGGTTCAGGGTAGCAGCGTTGTCTCCCCTTAATATTATAAAGGAATACTGGAGTTCAGACCCAAAATTATTATTCAAAGTTTCCACAATTTTGACTTTAGGTTGTGTTTGGGAGCACAGATTTCGGGTCTTgggtttggatttggatttgtgtggatctgaacaaaacacaatacaaaatgcaatataattttcattttgtcCAAATTCCTGcgaatccaaatccaaggtctaaATTCCAAGCTCCCCAAACATGGGGTAGGGATTTACGAACTTACAAATTTACATAGTAAACAACAGGAAAAATCAAGTCcatgcttaattttcacatactCCAAAATGTAAATCCAGAAACTTAAGCCAATAAACCTAAGCTCCAACTAAAGGAAAACCATGCCACCATACACTCCTCAGTCTTCCCAGTTGGGAGTACAGGTATACAGCTAGCATAccctgttttgagttttatttGGTGCACATTGGGAACACCACAGCGCAGTGAGGTTGTAGGCTGAGTTATGGATGATGAAGATCGTAATTGGGGTCAAGATAGCACTGCTCATGAAGATGGGGGTAAAATTGATGAGGGGGGGACTATTGGATTCACAAGGGGGAGGGATGGTAAATAAGGGTAGAAAGGGAGGGGGGAACATGTGGCGGTCAGGAAAGATATGTTATGGGAAATTGGGAAGGATGTTACTTCTTCAAACACCAAGCAAGCTAAATGTGCTCACATCCACTGGTTGGGTCACATAGGCTCAATTCAACTTGCCACAATTAAATCTATGGTCCTCTTTCCTGACACAGTGTTCCCCAGGTCTCTACCCACTGTTTCTCTGGTTAGTGTTCCCCAGGTCTCTACCCCTGTTTCTCTGGTTAGTGTTCCCCAGGTCTCTACCCCTGTTTCTTTGGTTTTGCAGGTTGGTAACATACATTTCTCACCCATCTTTTTACCTAACTCGGTATGTATATCATCATTGCCATTAAATTCAGCTATAATGTAGTTTTTCATGCATGCTTTTTGCTACACTTTGGACCTCATTTCACCGTCAAATTCAGTTCAAAAACAAGCTGCTTCCATATCTCTAAGAACCTCTTCAGCTCCCCTTTTAATAGACATTTACAAACATAGGAACCCTTGTCTAGAGAGAAAATATTTACCAATTTTATGAGtgacaaaaaaaaataaagggcaaaagacattgacctccccTAAGGTTCAAAAATTTCAGAGACCTCCCCCTGTGGTTTCAAGAGTTCTaaggacctcccttgaggtttgcaAAAACGACAcaaactcccccccccccccttttatatcttgcaaaaagacaagtttttttaggGGATGTCTGTCTTTTTGGAAAACCTCAGGAGAGGCTTGTGGCATTTTTTAAACCTCGGGAGAGGtctgtggcatttttgaaacctcaagggaggtatccttctttttaccaaacctcaggggaggtgtcatttttccaaaaattaaatataacaatAAATCTTCAAATGAGACTAAAAACATGCAGGTACTAGAAGTAGAGGTTTCTTACACACATAATATAAAAGGGCTATTCctgggccacaaggctccctgctttgCAAGGGTAGGGGTTGGGACGTCACAGAGTTTGCAGCCTTACCCATACCATGTGAAGAAGCTGTTTACTTGGACTCGAACCAATGACCAACttgtcacaaaggagcaaccttactatTGATCCAAGTCCCGCCCCAATTAGAATGCATTCGCTTCAGTGGCTAAAGTTTATGGGACAGAATTCAACTCACTGGACTGGATTGGTCAGATCTGAATACGACTACATCCTACCCCATATTTGGATTGCAACAGGCAAATCATTCAAAAGACCAAAATATCCATTCATGATACCAGATCTGAAATCTTGGCCAGATCTGAAACCATGGCTTAGAGGGGAGCAGATCTGAGATCATGTATACATATTGCTGCCGGACCACCACGCTGCCACCATTTGTCAGGTTGCTGCACAAGGATGCCACCAACTGAGCTGGTGATGGTGGCACTGCAGTGGGTAGGCCTCCATCAGATCTTATTCATCTGAAAACATAAAAAGCAAGAGAAAGTAGCCAAAGAAGACACAGCTGCTGCTGCAGCAGCAGGTGGGGCTGGCTGAAGAAGACAGCTAGGCTAAAGCAAACATGGAGTGCTCAGAGGCCAGCCGCCACTTCTAACATGGAGGGGCGggagggggggggaggggggagacCACCCTTATATTCTAAGAGGGCACAACCTTGCCATTTTATAAAACTCTTGTATAATCTGCAATTGGAATATTAAAGAAAGGTAACATCAAAATTGTTAATATTCAAAAGTAAAAGAATATTATCCCACCTCAGTAGCATTACCGAACTTTGCACAATCAATTGCAATACGTGTTGCTCGACCAATGCTCTCCTTTGTCCTAGTTAATGTTCCAAGCATGCTTTCAAAGAATTTTAGAAGAGTACTTGCATCTGCATTACTGCCCCATTTGCCCACAGATTTCGGTCTATGAGTTGCTGCAGCTTCAAACTTTCTTTCATCATCTGAAGCACGCACAGTTTTCTCCTTGTGTAAATGAACAGGACTACAATAGctatttttttgaagaaaaaaggTGCTACTAGCTGAAGACAAACCACATATCACGCCTTGTGCGGGACAATCCACTCCATTCATCGAAGATGGACTTGATGGGATACAAGAGACCTTCTTCTCACCTGAATGGTTGACAGAAACTTCAGGTGAACAAGATATATGATGTCCCCCTCGCACAGCTGATGTTGTAACCTTCATTGAAGTTGGAGATGGAGAAGCATTTACATCCTTCTGTCTTGATTTATGGTCTAAATTCACAACCTCACGCCTAAGACAACATTGTAACAGCCATAGAGATTTagaatgcaaaaaaaaaattaaaaaaaataaaagtgcaTCAAAAAGAGACTAATGGAAAAGGGACAACAGAGATAATAAATGACACCACTTAAAAAACCAATCATTCTTTCGAATAAACTAGCAGAAGACACAGGCAAAAAAGCTTACGTATCATTAACTTGGATGCTGTCATCTATTTGAGGCTTCAAAAGCATGATACATTCACAACAATTACCCTCAGCACCATACAGAAGCAAATTAGTCCCATTCTGAGGTGAAACTTTACCCGTTTCTTCAGCCCCTGAGTCAGGATGCAGACTCATCTTAGCGCATTCTAAACTGTCAAATTCAACAGGCTTTTCTGGTTTTTCTGCTCTACTGTTGTTTAACTCAGAAGTCCCATTGCCTTCATCATTTGAAGGCAACAATTCATTCAATGAATTTTCATTGGATCTCAGACTGCCTGGTCTTCTATCTAGAGTATCTGGCAAAGGCTGTGGACTTCGGACTTCACCCAGTGTATTAATAGCATGAATACCAAAAGATGAACCATTAGGATCTATACCATCAATACAGTCTGCAGCCTCCATAACCACATCTTTGCAGAACTGATGGTTTGAACCTTCGGAACTTAAAGCAGGCTGATTGCCAAATTCCACTTCTATGGAAAATTTTGCTGTTTCCTCAGATACATGTAGGTTTAAACTGGGTGAAGATCCAGAAATGCCGACCTGAGAATCATCATGAGCAAGAACCTCTGCATCCTCCTGCACTCCTGAGGTATTCCCAGCTTTGCTTTCCATGGCCATGTCAGGGCATCTCCCCACGGAAGAAAAGCGACACTCATTAATCACTGCTTTCACAGTGGAAGGTGCTTCACTATATGCTTGACCATCTTCAGCAGCATTAGCTGACATAGCTTCCAAGGCACGATGAAGGCGTTTAGAAGGCGGCAAAGCAGCTTCACCATCAACTAAACAACCATAAGATTTATTCTTCTTGACATATGACAAAGGAGGCATATCTTCTGTAATTTGATTGCAATTATCAGCAGGCGATGAAGTGCTAACAGCCCTCTCTACCACAATTACATTTTTATCCGCAGGGACATCAGCACTGCAAGCTAAAGATGAACAGACCTGCCCCAACAGATTAGCTGTCGCTTCTATTGTGCATTTCTCTGAGTTATCTTCCGTCTGTATGTAGTCATTGAGCTTCCCCTCCACAGATGATGGTTTACCCATTCGAACCCTCGCTCGCTTTACTAATGGTAGATGCTCATCACCATCTTCCTTAGAACACCTTCCATTTGACCTTTCACATCCACTGGGTGAACTTTCTCCAGTTTTTTGCCCCCCTGCCTCCAGACCTGTTTCTCCATCTAATCTAGCGGAACAAGCAGCCACATCATTAGCTGCACGTTTTCTGTTTGGTCTCCTTTTCTTCTTAGTAACAACTGACCTCATTTGAAGATCAAGCTTTTTGCTCAGCCTAATATCTTCCTCCAAGCATTCAACTACCTTGTCGGGCTGCTCATATTTACAACCTGACTCTATAGTGCTGCCCTCATTTAAACTATGGGTGTCAGATTCAACTGTAACAATTTCAGAACCATTGTCCTCAATGCTACCATTTGCAGGAAAAGATGGTGAATCTACATAATGAGAAACAGAAGCAACTGGAGACTTTCTGGATCCTTTGTTATTTCTCAAGGATCCATCCCGTGTTAAATTGACTGCTATGTCCTCCGAACTTTTACTGCCATCATTCGACAGCATCATGAAGCTCTGAAATCTACAAAATTCACCCCTTGATAAACTTCTAGATTTTCTCACTGATGGTGTCTTTTTGAGTGTGACGCAATTCTTTGGCTGTGTACCCCTAAATCGTTTTCTCGATGAGTAAGTTGGTGATAGTGTTGTTTCTGGACCCAACACATTTTCAGTGGGTTCATCAGACACTCTCTCCCTATCATGCAAAGCATCTAATTGGGCTGCAACTGCAGCATCTTCAACGGGGAGGCTTGGCTCACTTCTATCTTTAGCACAACTAGAAGCTTTTAGTCGTATATTGACTGAAGCCAAGGGAACTTCAGTCTGATCCTTCAATTCAAGATTACCCATTGTGTCCACTGAATCCCCAGCAGCATTTGTTACAGTAACTTCGCCTCCAGAACTGGCGTCGTCAAGTTGGTTCAGTTTCTTTGTCTTCTCATAACTATCAATGATCTCCTGTACTGCACGAACAAAATCAGCTCCCTTACCTTGACACTTAACTAAAAGAGTCTCCTTTTTCTCTTCTGTAAATGCTTCAACATCGGCAGGATTGCAGAAGGCTCTGCATGGAAGAAAAGCCTTCAGCATTAGCATTCAAAATATGTACACAACAAAATGGATAAGGTCAATATATTTCCAAACCAAGAAatgaaatacaaaataaaaacatCCTGTAAGCATATGAACCATCTCAGCATCATCCAAAAGAAGCCAATTATTCAAGAACGTACCAACAAGCACATAAGTTGCCCTCGGTTTCAAAAGTAATGAACTTGCTGAGACATGACAGAAAGACAAAACTCCAAGCTACTTAGCTACATATGCATATTAAAAAACAGCAAGTTAAGCTAGGGTGAACCATTGATGGATTGCATAACTAAATGAATCTGCCACAGAAAAAATTGCAGATCTGTGAAAATTTTCTGCATTAGAAAATTAATGCAACAGTAAAAGCTTTCTTGATGATCAGAGACTGGAAGTTTTCGCCATGATGTGCTATAAAAACACACATGCACACGCGCGCACATGtaaaaagagagggagagggggCATATCCTCAAACCACCAGTAATGCCtgcaaaacaaaatttttaatgACAACTTTGTCCTTCCTCAAAGTCATCACTATTTCTGCTCGGTGAAATGTCTAGTTTAGGAATGAAAGAAAACCAAAAACGTTAGATTAGGGcttgtttggtatcatttctgatttcagttttctatttttgtttctgtAGAGTGACTAAACAGATTATGAAAACGCATTTGTTTATGTTGccaattttctgtttctgttgaCAGTTTTTAATTGTTTGCCAAAAAAAcagaaaatcagattttataACTTTCAGCATAGTGATTAGAATTTTACAATTCACGATTCAATTCATATGATTTGtatcaattccacaccaaatcgATTCAAGGCAAGGCATGGCTAAAACACCTTAAGGATTAATTtaaataccaaatcccaaaaaggctaacgcattacaTACTGAGCATTACGCATTTAGACAAAAGGCACGCCTTTTGTACCTTTTTacttgaggcttatgcattttgggtgtgtggtTCTCAAGTAAGATTTTTCTAGAAAATATTAACTCCATGTTCATATAAAAGGAATGTTGACTATGCAACACTATGATGTAGTGTTACTCCAAAATCCTATATACTAATGCTCTAATCATTTTTAGTAAATGTTAATCAATTCAAATATAACACATACTACAAGTGTTGGATGTCATCTTGGTCGCTTTAGTTGCTTTTGGTGAGAAGAGAATGCATTTTCTACGTTTCACTACTTTATTGATTATAAGTGAAATTCaaactaagaaatcataaatctaaaaaaatataaaatatagagtgccatttttgtactccatctttaatggaatttttgttatccaaaaaagaaaatataggatGTTCATATGTTaagtaaaaacaaaaaatcaaaccaGAGGAAGTATTTTAGTCTCCAAACTAGGTTTAAGAAAAgcaaaaaatacataaataaatgcCAAGGAAAATAAAGCAAAAAACAAGCATATCTAATTTAATGAGAAAAAGTTGGTTTATTTGAATGgtagtcattaaaaaaaatgcatactaAATTCTaaggaaaataaatcaaaacatgaatttttttaattaaaaatcactGACTAAAGCTTCaataaagggaaaagagaagggaaagcAAAAAAAAGGATTCAAAAAACCTAATTTTGTCATTCACAGCTAGTGTGGCACTGTAACAGTCTGTAAGGGCCATTACGATACCATAACGAACCATAACGGTCATAACAATTGTGGACCGAAGTACCTCTGAGATATTGCCCAATGGTTTTGGAAGCCATCGATAATAATGTTACGTAACATCCATCATGGCCGTTACACACCGATCTTTAAAACCATGGGACACATATCTCCAATGATAAGGTTGTCATGCTCATATCCCACAACACAATCATCAGAAAGCACCAAGGGTTGCTCCCATCACAACACAATCCTCATGTAAGCATACAAAATAAGTTGGAGCTACCTATTAATGGTTATTTGGTCATTTATGTGTTAAGAGGTTATGTTAGTAactgtgagttagtaagggtattttgGTCATTggcattgtacttgacatatattataggGAGAGATCTATTATTAATGTTGAGTCTTCCATTTGTTACCAAGTTATTCAACATGGTGTTGGAGCATGATTTTGAGACCTAAAACTCTAACCCGCTGCATATCCACCATCATAGAACAATTTCTAGCAACATTATAGCCCTAGATAACAACCAGCAGCTGCTGGAATTCAGACCAGTTGCTGGAAATTTCCTGGACAACGCTGCCTGTTCAGGGACACAAAATCTAACatagattttgcaaaaaaaaaaaaaacatcatagTCGCCCCCAGACACTGCCAATCTGCTCTCCACTGAAATCTCATCTCCAGCCAGTGCCCAACGCACTGGTCTAAGGCTTCCAAGTCTGACCCCACTCGCCGGCACATGAAGCCAATTTCACACATGTTTTTTGGCCTGAATTCATTTAATTTCTCATGTGAAGCACCCCAgtaatggttgtttgatgcttcccAAAGCTGTTTGTCAATGGTTTTTGAGTTTATAGGCCCTGACACTGTGGcatttgctgtgttttttttatttgtacaTCGTTTGCTTGGGGTTTGCATTGGTTTCTGGCCTATTTGTTCTGCCTTTTTCCCCTCCGAAATGTTCCGGCTCCTTCCATAGACCATAacatcaagctgttgggcatgtgttttgctcaaagatccaatcttttTCAACCATGCCTTCATGGTAATCCATTAGTTGTTGACCGGTGTTAGTGAAGGCCATTGATGAGTCTCTgggagcagtggcagtgttcatAAGCTCTTTTTGTGAGACTGGCAGTGtcatagttgtcaaatcgagaTTCAAATGGTGAATCACAAatccaattttgggaatcaagaaACGAGAATCAAGaaccaaattaaatcatacaattCAATACAAATTTCTAAAATCAATTCTAAATTACACGCACATATTGATACATGAACAAGAAGCAAAATAGTacaatacatttaaattttgataataaGATCATATTccatgtgtatgctttccctaaacaaaaTGAAGAGTAAGCGAATGAGTCAAGAAATATTAGTAAAAAAATGAACTTTAAGCTGTTTAAGGGAAGGAGTCAAGGAAAAATAATAGAGAGCTGAACTTTTTCTGTTTATCAACAGTTAAAATAAATAATGTTTCTCacacattatttttcaaattggaaataaaaaaatttattaactttaaaaaatgatgataattgaacaaactacttACAAAACCTACTATTGAATCTTAACAACCCAGTCAAACATGATTGCTACCTTGGCCAATGAGTGTTCTGCCCCATCTTCCCAGTTGCAGAACACTATGCCccaagagtgaagaatggttttgaGAAGGCAACAGAAGTCCTAGAgttcaattttattttcatttttagcatAAAACTGACATAGACAAGGGATGAAGGTAATCGTGTAAAAAAGGAGCAACCAAAAAAAGGTTTTAAACCAACTGGATCTATTAAGGCGCAATAAGCTAGAATCATGTGTGTCAATAGATTTATATCAATTTGTTAAGAGTTATGAGGTCAATGACTTGTCTGTGGTAGTTTTGGTGGTTCACCTTGTTCATGGTTTTCTCGGTGtataattttttccctttttttcgtTTGAGGCTGTGGGAGCTTTATGCTGGTTTAGATGTGACTCATACATGGTCGatcaccttgttcgtggttgcTCCAACTGTTCCAATGCTGTGTTTTGGTTTCTTGGAGCTGTGGCAGCATTGTGCTGATTTATTTGTGGCTCATTtttggtgggtcaccttgttcgtggttgcTCCAATTGTTCCGGTGCTAtgtgttggtttcttggggctgTGTCTAAGTTCCTTAGTTCCATGGCAGCTTTGTGCTGATTCATTTGTGACTagttcatggtgggtcaccttaTTCATGGTTGTTCCGATTGTTCCAGAAATTAATCTTGTTGTCATTGGTCTAAGTTTGTGTTGAGATGGAATTTGCAAATTTGCAAATCAAAAAAGTGTGGT includes:
- the LOC131156741 gene encoding protein HUA2-LIKE 3-like isoform X2; protein product: MAPSRRKGSSKASAAAAAAARRQWKVGDLVLAKVKGFPAWPATVSEPQKWGYSTDWKKVLVYFFGTKQIAFCNPADVEAFTEEKKETLLVKCQGKGADFVRAVQEIIDSYEKTKKLNQLDDASSGGEVTVTNAAGDSVDTMGNLELKDQTEVPLASVNIRLKASSCAKDRSEPSLPVEDAAVAAQLDALHDRERVSDEPTENVLGPETTLSPTYSSRKRFRGTQPKNCVTLKKTPSVRKSRSLSRGEFCRFQSFMMLSNDGSKSSEDIAVNLTRDGSLRNNKGSRKSPVASVSHYVDSPSFPANGSIEDNGSEIVTVESDTHSLNEGSTIESGCKYEQPDKVVECLEEDIRLSKKLDLQMRSVVTKKKRRPNRKRAANDVAACSARLDGETGLEAGGQKTGESSPSGCERSNGRCSKEDGDEHLPLVKRARVRMGKPSSVEGKLNDYIQTEDNSEKCTIEATANLLGQVCSSLACSADVPADKNVIVVERAVSTSSPADNCNQITEDMPPLSYVKKNKSYGCLVDGEAALPPSKRLHRALEAMSANAAEDGQAYSEAPSTVKAVINECRFSSVGRCPDMAMESKAGNTSGVQEDAEVLAHDDSQVGISGSSPSLNLHVSEETAKFSIEVEFGNQPALSSEGSNHQFCKDVVMEAADCIDGIDPNGSSFGIHAINTLGEVRSPQPLPDTLDRRPGSLRSNENSLNELLPSNDEGNGTSELNNSRAEKPEKPVEFDSLECAKMSLHPDSGAEETGKVSPQNGTNLLLYGAEGNCCECIMLLKPQIDDSIQVNDTREVVNLDHKSRQKDVNASPSPTSMKVTTSAVRGGHHISCSPEVSVNHSGEKKVSCIPSSPSSMNGVDCPAQGVICGLSSASSTFFLQKNSYCSPVHLHKEKTVRASDDERKFEAAATHRPKSVGKWGSNADASTLLKFFESMLGTLTRTKESIGRATRIAIDCAKFGNATEVLEILARNLETESRLHRRVDLFFLVDSITQCSRGLKGDGGIYPSIIQAVLPRLLSAAAPPGNTAQENRRQCLKVLRLWLERRILPDSLIRHHIRELDSLNVSSSIGSFSRRSSRTERALNDPLREMEGMLVDEYGSNSSFQLPGFCMPRMLKDEDEGSDSDGGNFEAVTPEHNSKTPEEQEAIPTSAIEKHRHILEDVDGELEMEDVAPSNEVEMNATNKVAEVYIVQASHHRSEQLFPLSFAPPLPCDMPPSSPPLPTSPPPAAPPPPPPLPPPAISHPFTNGVDSKLYMDTNSMPDSLQQSISKQSIKPKINPTISDAVHYHAPEHRDFQMQMQMSEPSISSSFSSFPISPSPMHSVNNVQPTDSAALRNKAYQLRPPHPAPSNQFSYVQADQRMPPRREAQPPLYSNRYHFAQNMDGGNFYSDQDGMKSGSHEPSERWRFSAPSFHVNLDRVSYATGQYGGPLHEPARISDQGWAFPHHGMNHRSFVPVGPPSENGFPVAVREMWAAPRDIVVLGRVKEGGSVVLCNGCIFLDVVA
- the LOC131156741 gene encoding protein HUA2-LIKE 3-like isoform X8 — protein: MAPSRRKGSSKASAAAAAAARRQWKVGDLVLAKVKGFPAWPATVSEPQKWGYSTDWKKVLVYFFGTKQIAFCNPADVEAFTEEKKETLLVKCQGKGADFVRAVQEIIDSYEKTKKLNQLDDASSGGEVTVTNAAGDSVDTMGNLELKDQTEVPLASVNIRLKASSCAKDRSEPSLPVEDAAVAAQLDALHDRERVSDEPTENVLGPETTLSPTYSSRKRFRGTQPKNCVTLKKTPSVRKSRSLSRGEFCRFQSFMMLSNDGSKSSEDIAVNLTRDGSLRNNKGSRKSPVASVSHYVDSPSFPANGSIEDNGSEIVTVESDTHSLNEGSTIESGCKYEQPDKVVECLEEDIRLSKKLDLQMRSVVTKKKRRPNRKRAANDVAACSARLDGETGLEAGGQKTGESSPSGCERSNGRCSKEDGDEHLPLVKRARVRMGKPSSVEGKLNDYIQTEDNSEKCTIEATANLLGQVCSSLACSADVPADKNVIVVERAVSTSSPADNCNQITEDMPPLSYVKKNKSYGCLVDGEAALPPSKRLHRALEAMSANAAEDGQAYSEAPSTVKAVINECRFSSVGRCPDMAMESKAGNTSGVQEDAEVLAHDDSQVGISGSSPSLNLHVSEETAKFSIEVEFGNQPALSSEGSNHQFCKDVVMEAADCIDGIDPNGSSFGIHAINTLGEVRSPQPLPDTLDRRPGSLRSNENSLNELLPSNDEGNGTSELNNSRAEKPEKPVEFDSLECAKMSLHPDSGAEETGKVSPQNGTNLLLYGAEGNCCECIMLLKPQIDDSIQVNDTREVVNLDHKSRQKDVNASPSPTSMKVTTSAVRGGHHISCSPEVSVNHSGEKKVSCIPSSPSSMNGVDCPAQGVICDDERKFEAAATHRPKSVGKWGSNADASTLLKFFESMLGTLTRTKESIGRATRIAIDCAKFGNATEVLEILARNLETESRLHRRVDLFFLVDSITQCSRGLKGDGGIYPSIIQAVLPRLLSAAAPPGNTAQENRRQCLKVLRLWLERRILPDSLIRHHIRELDSLNVSSSIGSFSRRSSRTERALNDPLREMEGMLVDEYGSNSSFQLPGFCMPRMLKDEDEGSDSDGGNFEAVTPEHNSKTPEEQEAIPTSAIEKHRHILEDVDGELEMEDVAPSNEVEMNATNKVAEVYIVQASHHRSEQLFPLSFAPPLPCDMPPSSPPLPTSPPPAAPPPPPPLPPPAISHPFTNGVDSKLYMDTNSMPDSLQQSISKQSIKPKINPTISDAVHYHAPEHRDFQMQMQMSEPSISSSFSSFPISPSPMHSVNNVQPTDSAALRNKAYQLRPPHPAPSNQFSYVQADQRMPPRREAQPPLYSNRYHFAQNMDGGNFYSDQDGMKSGSHEPSERWRFSAPSFHGSVNLDRVSYATGQYGGPLHEPARISDQGWAFPHHGMNHRSFVPVGPPSENGFPVAVRAARAYKDVRHEYYLKA
- the LOC131156741 gene encoding protein HUA2-LIKE 3-like isoform X9 — its product is MAPSRRKGSSKASAAAAAAARRQWKVGDLVLAKVKGFPAWPATVSEPQKWGYSTDWKKVLVYFFGTKQIAFCNPADVEAFTEEKKETLLVKCQGKGADFVRAVQEIIDSYEKTKKLNQLDDASSGGEVTVTNAAGDSVDTMGNLELKDQTEVPLASVNIRLKASSCAKDRSEPSLPVEDAAVAAQLDALHDRERVSDEPTENVLGPETTLSPTYSSRKRFRGTQPKNCVTLKKTPSVRKSRSLSRGEFCRFQSFMMLSNDGSKSSEDIAVNLTRDGSLRNNKGSRKSPVASVSHYVDSPSFPANGSIEDNGSEIVTVESDTHSLNEGSTIESGCKYEQPDKVVECLEEDIRLSKKLDLQMRSVVTKKKRRPNRKRAANDVAACSARLDGETGLEAGGQKTGESSPSGCERSNGRCSKEDGDEHLPLVKRARVRMGKPSSVEGKLNDYIQTEDNSEKCTIEATANLLGQVCSSLACSADVPADKNVIVVERAVSTSSPADNCNQITEDMPPLSYVKKNKSYGCLVDGEAALPPSKRLHRALEAMSANAAEDGQAYSEAPSTVKAVINECRFSSVGRCPDMAMESKAGNTSGVQEDAEVLAHDDSQVGISGSSPSLNLHVSEETAKFSIEVEFGNQPALSSEGSNHQFCKDVVMEAADCIDGIDPNGSSFGIHAINTLGEVRSPQPLPDTLDRRPGSLRSNENSLNELLPSNDEGNGTSELNNSRAEKPEKPVEFDSLECAKMSLHPDSGAEETGKVSPQNGTNLLLYGAEGNCCECIMLLKPQIDDSIQVNDTREVVNLDHKSRQKDVNASPSPTSMKVTTSAVRGGHHISCSPEVSVNHSGEKKVSCIPSSPSSMNGVDCPAQGVICDDERKFEAAATHRPKSVGKWGSNADASTLLKFFESMLGTLTRTKESIGRATRIAIDCAKFGNATEVLEILARNLETESRLHRRVDLFFLVDSITQCSRGLKGDGGIYPSIIQAVLPRLLSAAAPPGNTAQENRRQCLKVLRLWLERRILPDSLIRHHIRELDSLNVSSSIGSFSRRSSRTERALNDPLREMEGMLVDEYGSNSSFQLPGFCMPRMLKDEDEGSDSDGGNFEAVTPEHNSKTPEEQEAIPTSAIEKHRHILEDVDGELEMEDVAPSNEVEMNATNKVAEVYIVQASHHRSEQLFPLSFAPPLPCDMPPSSPPLPTSPPPAAPPPPPPLPPPAISHPFTNGVDSKLYMDTNSMPDSLQQSISKQSIKPKINPTISDAVHYHAPEHRDFQMQMQMSEPSISSSFSSFPISPSPMHSVNNVQPTDSAALRNKAYQLRPPHPAPSNQFSYVQADQRMPPRREAQPPLYSNRYHFAQNMDGGNFYSDQDGMKSGSHEPSERWRFSAPSFHVNLDRVSYATGQYGGPLHEPARISDQGWAFPHHGMNHRSFVPVGPPSENGFPVAVRAARAYKDVRHEYYLKA